The following are encoded together in the Astyanax mexicanus isolate ESR-SI-001 chromosome 8, AstMex3_surface, whole genome shotgun sequence genome:
- the LOC125803747 gene encoding zona pellucida sperm-binding protein 4-like — translation MWGSIVFVVLWLNSVSNAAVARWSPRALSEEQPQTPQFSGLPSGSLVPQLSGPLLFQPSWQLPSQPSGPLAPQPSGPLFSQPSGPLFSQPSGPLFSQPSGPLFSQPSGPLFSQPSGPLFSQPSGPLFSQPSGPLFSQPSGPLFSQPSGLLPPGSDPQVQVTTADKCNLDDSDKIPCGEPGLDASHCGAINCCFDGQQCYYGKTVTVQCTVDGQFVLVVARNTTLPRISLDSISLLGGSDGPCAVVDYNADFAIYQFPVTACGTNAMVFSDYVVYENKMVSSYEVGVGPLGSITRDSHYELYFQCRYSATSVESLAVALSSNDPPLPLMASGPLRVELRLGNGQCVTKGCVEGELLQYCTYDCDFICGLFFGNKFPWFSTEQVAYTSYYAENDYPVTKVLREPVYVEVRMLGRTDPNLVLVLGHCWATSTPDRDSVPQWDLLVNGCPNKDDRYLTTLVPVDGSSGLQYPSHYKRFVLKMFTFVDRSMNPLKETVIL, via the exons ATGTGGGGTTCTATTGTATTTGTGGTTCTTTGGTTGAATTCTGTGAGCAATGCAGCTGTAGCTCGTTGGAGTCCTCGAGCTCTATCAGAGGAACAACCTCAAACCCCACAGTTTTCTGGGCTGCCATCTGGGTCTCTGGTTCCCCAGCTTTCTGGGCCACTTCTTTTTCAGCCATCTTGGCAACTTCCCTCTCAACCTTCTGGGCCTCTGGCTCCCCAGCCTTCCGGGCCACTTTTTTCCCAGCCTTCCGGGCCACTTTTTTCCCAGCCTTCCGGGCCACTTTTTTCCCAGCCTTCCGGGCCACTTTTTTCCCAGCCTTCCGGGCCACTTTTTTCCCAGCCTTCCGGGCCACTTTTTTCCCAGCCTTCCGGGCCACTTTTTTCCCAGCCTTCCGGGCCACTTTTTTCCCAGCCTTCCGGGCCACTTTTTTCCCAGCCTTCCGGGCTGTTACCACCAGGGTCTGATCCTCAGGTACAGGTAACTACTGCTGATAAATGTAATCTGGATGATTCTGACAAGATTCCCTGTGGTGAACCAGGCTTGGATGCTTCCCACTGTGGTGCTATAAACTGCTGCTTTGATGGGCAGCAGTGCTACTATGGTAAAACAg TGACTGTCCAGTGCACAGTCGATGGGCAGTTTGTTTTGGTGGTGGCCCGGAATACAACACTTCCTAGGATCAGCTTGGATTCCATCAGCCTGTTGGGAGGAAGTGATGGGCCCTGTGCTGTTGTGGACTATAATGCTGACTTTGCTATATACCAGTTTCCTGTAACTGCTTGTGGAACAAACGCAATG GTGTTTAGTGACTATGTGGTCTATGAGAACAAAATGGTGTCTTCCTATGAAGTTGGTGTGGGACCCCTTGGTTCCATCACAAGAGACAGCCACTACGA GCTTTACTTCCAGTGTAGATATTCTGCTACAAGTGTCGAGTCCCTGGCTGTTGCACTTTCTTCCAATGATCCTCCTCTACCTTTAATGGCTTCTGGCCCGCTCAGGGTAGAGCTGAGGCTTGGCAATGGTCAGTGTGTGACAAAGGGCTGTGTGGAAGGTGAGCTACTTCAGTATTGCACTTATGATTGTGACTTTATCTGTGGccttttttttggtaacaaattCCCCTGGTTCTCCACAGAGCAAGTAGCGTATACTTCCTACTATGCTGAAAATGACTACCCTGTGACCAAGGTCCTGAGGGAGCCTGTATACGTTGAGGTGCGCATGTTGGGGCGAACTGATCCCAATCTGGTCCTGGTCTTGGGACACTGTTGGGCAACCTCTACACCTGACCGGGACAGTGTACCTCAGTGGGATCTTCTGGTGAATGG GTGCCCGAACAAGGATGATCGCTACCTGACCACCCTGGTTCCAGTTGATGGGTCATCTGGACTTCAGTACCCCAGCCATTACAAGCGCTTTGTCCTCAAGATGTTCACATTTGTGGATCGTTCTATGAACCCCTTGAAAGAGACGGTAATTTTATGa
- the LOC103024348 gene encoding zona pellucida sperm-binding protein 4, whose product MWGSIVFVVLWLNSVSNAAVARWSPRALSEEQPQTPQFSGLPSGSLVPQLSGPLFSQPSGPLFSQPSGPLFSQPSGPLFSQPSGPLFSQPSGPLFSQPSGPLFSQPSGPLFSQPSGPLFSQPSGPLFSQPSGPLFPQPSGPLFPQPSGLLPPGSDPQVQVTTADKCNLDDSDKIPCGEPGLDASHCGAINCCFDGQQCYYGKTVTVQCTVDGQFVLVVARNTTLPRISLDSISLLGGSDGPCAVVDYNADFAIYQFPVTACGTNAMVFSDYVVYENKMVSSYEVGVGPLGSITRDSHYELYFQCRYSATSVESLAVALSSNDPPLPLMASGPLRVELRLGNGQCVTKGCVEGELLQYCTYDCDFICGLFFGNKFPWFSTEQVAYTSYYAENDYPVTKVLREPVYVEVRMLGRTDPNLVLVLGHCWATSTPDRDSVPQWDLLVNGCPNKDDRYLTTLVPVDGSSGLQYPSHYKRFVLKMFTFVDRSMNPLKETIYIHCSTAVCSPTAGAACEQKCDRRRRDVGSVAWKSEPESVVSSGEVIYTQTAQLQQD is encoded by the exons ATGTGGGGTTCTATTGTATTTGTGGTTCTTTGGTTGAATTCTGTGAGCAATGCAGCTGTAGCTCGTTGGAGTCCTCGAGCTCTATCAGAGGAACAACCTCAAACCCCACAGTTTTCTGGGCTGCCATCTGGGTCTCTGGTTCCCCAGCTTTCTGGGCCACTCTTTTCCCAGCCTTCCGGGCCACTCTTTTCCCAGCCTTCCGGGCCACTCTTTTCCCAGCCTTCCGGGCCACTCTTTTCCCAGCCTTCCGGGCCACTCTTTTCCCAGCCTTCCGGGCCACTCTTTTCCCAGCCTTCCGGGCCACTCTTTTCCCAGCCTTCCGGGCCACTCTTTTCCCAGCCTTCCGGGCCACTCTTTTCCCAGCCTTCCGGGCCACTCTTTTCCCAGCCTTCCGGGCCACTTTTTCCCCAGCCTTCCGGGCCACTTTTTCCCCAGCCTTCCGGGCTGTTACCACCAGGGTCTGATCCTCAGGTACAGGTAACTACTGCTGATAAATGTAATCTGGATGATTCTGACAAGATTCCCTGTGGTGAACCAGGCTTGGATGCTTCCCACTGTGGTGCTATAAACTGCTGCTTTGATGGGCAGCAGTGCTACTATGGTAAAACAg TGACTGTCCAGTGCACAGTCGATGGGCAGTTTGTTTTGGTGGTGGCCCGGAATACAACACTTCCTAGGATCAGCTTGGATTCCATCAGCCTGTTGGGAGGAAGTGATGGGCCCTGTGCTGTTGTGGACTATAATGCTGACTTTGCTATATACCAGTTTCCTGTAACTGCTTGTGGAACAAACGCAATG GTGTTTAGTGACTATGTGGTCTATGAGAACAAAATGGTGTCTTCCTATGAAGTTGGTGTGGGACCCCTTGGTTCCATCACAAGAGACAGCCACTACGA GCTTTACTTCCAGTGTAGATATTCTGCTACAAGTGTCGAGTCCCTGGCTGTTGCACTTTCTTCCAATGATCCTCCTCTACCTTTAATGGCTTCTGGCCCGCTCAGGGTAGAGCTGAGGCTTGGCAATGGTCAGTGTGTGACAAAGGGCTGTGTGGAAGGTGAGCTACTTCAGTATTGCACTTATGATTGTGACTTTATCTGTGGccttttttttggtaacaaattCCCCTGGTTCTCCACAGAGCAAGTAGCGTATACTTCCTACTATGCTGAAAATGACTACCCTGTGACCAAGGTCCTGAGGGAGCCTGTATACGTTGAGGTGCGCATGTTGGGGCGAACTGATCCCAATCTGGTCCTGGTCTTGGGACACTGTTGGGCAACCTCTACACCTGACCGGGACAGTGTACCTCAGTGGGATCTTCTGGTGAATGG GTGCCCGAACAAGGATGATCGCTACCTGACCACCCTGGTTCCAGTTGATGGGTCATCTGGACTTCAGTACCCCAGCCATTACAAGCGCTTTGTCCTCAAGATGTTCACATTTGTGGATCGTTCTATGAACCCCTTGAAAGAGACG aTCTACATCCACTGCAGCACAGCTGTGTGCTCTCCAACTGCAGGTGCCGCTTGTGAACAAAAGTGCGATAGAAGGA GGAGAGATGTTGGATCGGTTGCCTGGAAATCGGAGCCTGAATCAGTTGTGTCTAGTGGAGAAGTGATTTACACACAAACTGCCCAGCTCCAGCAGGATTGA
- the LOC125803744 gene encoding zona pellucida sperm-binding protein 4-like: MWGSIVFVVLWLNSVSNAAVARWSPRALSEEQPQTPQFSGLPSGSLVPQLSGPLLFQPSWQLPSQPSGPLAPQPSGPLFSQPSGPLFSQPSGPLFSQPSGPLFSQPSGPLFSQPSGPLFSQPSGPLFSQPSGPLFSQPSGPLFSQPSGLLPPGSDPQVQVTTADKCNLDDSDKIPCGEPGLDASHCGAINCCFDGQQCYYGKTVTVQCTVDGQFVLVVARNTTLPRISLDSISLLGGSDGPCAVVDYNADFAIYQFPVTACGTNAMVFSDYVVYENKMVSSYEVGVGPLGSITRDSHYE, encoded by the exons ATGTGGGGTTCTATTGTATTTGTGGTTCTTTGGTTGAATTCTGTGAGCAATGCAGCTGTAGCTCGTTGGAGTCCTCGAGCTCTATCAGAGGAACAACCTCAAACCCCACAGTTTTCTGGGCTGCCATCTGGGTCTCTGGTTCCCCAGCTTTCTGGGCCACTTCTTTTTCAGCCATCTTGGCAACTTCCCTCTCAACCTTCTGGGCCTCTGGCTCCCCAGCCTTCCGGGCCACTTTTTTCCCAGCCTTCCGGGCCACTTTTTTCCCAGCCTTCCGGGCCACTTTTTTCCCAGCCTTCCGGGCCACTTTTTTCCCAGCCTTCCGGGCCACTTTTTTCCCAGCCTTCCGGGCCACTTTTTTCCCAGCCTTCCGGGCCACTTTTTTCCCAGCCTTCCGGGCCACTTTTTTCCCAGCCTTCCGGGCCACTTTTTTCCCAGCCTTCCGGGCTGTTACCACCAGGGTCTGATCCTCAGGTACAGGTAACTACTGCTGATAAATGTAATCTGGATGATTCTGACAAGATTCCCTGTGGTGAACCAGGCTTGGATGCTTCCCACTGTGGTGCTATAAACTGCTGCTTTGATGGGCAGCAGTGCTACTATGGTAAAACAg TGACTGTCCAGTGCACAGTCGATGGGCAGTTTGTTTTGGTGGTGGCCCGGAATACAACACTTCCTAGGATCAGCTTGGATTCCATCAGCCTGTTGGGAGGAAGTGATGGGCCCTGTGCTGTTGTGGACTATAATGCTGACTTTGCTATATACCAGTTTCCTGTAACTGCTTGTGGAACAAACGCAATG GTGTTTAGTGACTATGTGGTCTATGAGAACAAAATGGTGTCTTCCTATGAAGTTGGTGTGGGACCCCTTGGTTCCATCACAAGAGACAGCCACTACGAGTGA
- the LOC125803745 gene encoding zona pellucida sperm-binding protein 4-like, translating to MWGSIVFVVLWLNSVSNAAVARWSPRALSEEQPQTPQFSGLPSGSLVPQLSGPLLFQPSWQLPSQPSGPLAPQPSGPLFSQPSGPLFSQPSGPLFSQPSGPLFSQPSGPLFSQPSGPLFSQPSGLLPPGSDPQVQVTTADKCNLDDSDKIPCGEPGLDASHCGAINCCFDGQQCYYGKTVTVQCTVDGQFVLVVARNTTLPRISLDSISLLGGSDGPCAVVDYNADFAIYQFPVTACGTNAMVFSDYVVYENKMVSSYEVGVGPLGSITRDSHYE from the exons ATGTGGGGTTCTATTGTATTTGTGGTTCTTTGGTTGAATTCTGTGAGCAATGCAGCTGTAGCTCGTTGGAGTCCTCGAGCTCTATCAGAGGAACAACCTCAAACCCCACAGTTTTCTGGGCTGCCATCTGGGTCTCTGGTTCCCCAGCTTTCTGGGCCACTTCTTTTTCAGCCATCTTGGCAACTTCCCTCTCAACCTTCTGGGCCTCTGGCTCCCCAGCCTTCCGGGCCACTTTTTTCCCAGCCTTCCGGGCCACTTTTTTCCCAGCCTTCCGGGCCACTTTTTTCCCAGCCTTCCGGGCCACTTTTTTCCCAGCCTTCCGGGCCACTTTTTTCCCAGCCTTCCGGGCCACTTTTTTCCCAGCCTTCCGGGCTGTTACCACCAGGGTCTGATCCTCAGGTACAGGTAACTACTGCTGATAAATGTAATCTGGATGATTCTGACAAGATTCCCTGTGGTGAACCAGGCTTGGATGCTTCCCACTGTGGTGCTATAAACTGCTGCTTTGATGGGCAGCAGTGCTACTATGGTAAAACAg TGACTGTCCAGTGCACAGTCGATGGGCAGTTTGTTTTGGTGGTGGCCCGGAATACAACACTTCCTAGGATCAGCTTGGATTCCATCAGCCTGTTGGGAGGAAGTGATGGGCCCTGTGCTGTTGTGGACTATAATGCTGACTTTGCTATATACCAGTTTCCTGTAACTGCTTGTGGAACAAACGCAATG GTGTTTAGTGACTATGTGGTCTATGAGAACAAAATGGTGTCTTCCTATGAAGTTGGTGTGGGACCCCTTGGTTCCATCACAAGAGACAGCCACTACGAGTGA
- the LOC125803746 gene encoding zona pellucida sperm-binding protein 4-like, translated as MWGSIVFVVLWLNSVSNAAVARWSPRALSEEQPQTPQFSGLPSGSLVPQLSGPLLFQPSWQLPSQPSGPLAPQPSGPLFSQPSGPLFSQPSGPLFSQPSGPLFSQPSGPLFSQPSGLLPPGSDPQVQVTTADKCNLDDSDKIPCGEPGLDASHCGAINCCFDGQQCYYGKTVTVQCTVDGQFVLVVARNTTLPRISLDSISLLGGSDGPCAVVDYNADFAIYQFPVTACGTNAMVGAKLVSR; from the exons ATGTGGGGTTCTATTGTATTTGTGGTTCTTTGGTTGAATTCTGTGAGCAATGCAGCTGTAGCTCGTTGGAGTCCTCGAGCTCTATCAGAGGAACAACCTCAAACCCCACAGTTTTCTGGGCTGCCATCTGGGTCTCTGGTTCCCCAGCTTTCTGGGCCACTTCTTTTTCAGCCATCTTGGCAACTTCCCTCTCAACCTTCTGGGCCTCTGGCTCCCCAGCCTTCCGGGCCACTTTTTTCCCAGCCTTCCGGGCCACTTTTTTCCCAGCCTTCCGGGCCACTTTTTTCCCAGCCTTCCGGGCCACTTTTTTCCCAGCCTTCCGGGCCACTTTTTTCCCAGCCTTCCGGGCTGTTACCACCAGGGTCTGATCCTCAGGTACAGGTAACTACTGCTGATAAATGTAATCTGGATGATTCTGACAAGATTCCCTGTGGTGAACCAGGCTTGGATGCTTCCCACTGTGGTGCTATAAACTGCTGCTTTGATGGGCAGCAGTGCTACTATGGTAAAACAg TGACTGTCCAGTGCACAGTCGATGGGCAGTTTGTTTTGGTGGTGGCCCGGAATACAACACTTCCTAGGATCAGCTTGGATTCCATCAGCCTGTTGGGAGGAAGTGATGGGCCCTGTGCTGTTGTGGACTATAATGCTGACTTTGCTATATACCAGTTTCCTGTAACTGCTTGTGGAACAAACGCAATGGTTGGTGCTAAACTTGTTTCCAGGTAG